The following nucleotide sequence is from Roseivirga sp. BDSF3-8.
AACGGGACGGATACCCAGAAGGCTTTGCACTATTACGAACGTCTCCTGCAGGAGCATCCGGACTATGTCGGTACCTACTATCATGCCGCTGCTTTGTATGCAGATATCGGCGAGCAGGAAAAGGCGGAAGCCATTTATACTAAAGGTATTAAGACCGCCGGAAAGGCTGGTGACCTTAAAGCTTTGCAGGAGCTTCAAAATGCCTATACCAATTTTCAAATGGAATGGGACTAGGCATTCATTTCCAATACTAACTTACCTGTCTGACTAAAGTTTTTCATTGCGTCAAAAGCCTCTTCGGCTTCAGCAAGTGGCCTGACGGAGTCCACTTCCGGCACAAGCTTGTGGTCTGCTACAAAATCGATCATATCAGAAAACTCCTGGTCATTACCCATGGTACTTCCCTGAAGGGTTATCTGGTTCCAAAAGAGTCTGAACAGGTCCAGGTTTTTAGGCATGCCGGTAGTGGCCCCATAAAATACTATACGCCCCCCTGGTCTGGTGCATTTAACCAGATTATTTAATCCCTCTCCTCCGGCACTATCTATGCAGAGATGAAATCCGCCCTGTTCTTTCAATGCCGATTTAGCCCAATTATCTTCTTTATAATTATATGTGCCGGCAGCTCCCTTCTTTTTCATCAGATCAAGCTTTTCCTGAGTGCCGGAGGTAACGGATACGGTGGCACCGGCTGCCTTGGCGAACATGAAAGCCATCTGAGCCACACCACCGCCGATGCCATTGATAAGTACGTGCTGGCCTTTTTGCAGCTTCCCGTGGGTAAAGAGGGCTCGGTACGCTGTAAGGCCTGCCAGAGGTAAACTTGCAGCTTGTGAAAAGTTAAGATGGGAGGGAATTTCTTTTAACCGGTCTACAGGCACAGATACATATTCTGCCATAGTGCCATTTACCGGCATTCCTAATATACTGTAATCACTTTTCTGTACGCTGGGGTCCTCTCCCCAGCCTATATTTGGGTTGATAACAACATGTCTTCCTTCCCATTCAGCGCCTTCGCCATTTACCTTCTCAACTATGCCGGAGGCATCGCTTCCTAGAATGGTTTCATACCGGATGCCGGGGTATTTTCCTTCCCGCATCCATTGGTCGCGATGGTTTAATGCTGAAGCTTTTATTTTGATAAGGGCCTCCCCCTTAGCTGGCTCCGGTTTATCTATGTCCCCGATTCTTAGGTGATTGTCTGTTTGATCCGTTAAAAAAAGTGCTTTCATCGTGTTTGGTTTTGTTACTGCAAATAATAGCATGCTTTTTATAAGAAAAAAACCGTCTGTTGTGCAGACGGTTTTAGACTCTTTAA
It contains:
- a CDS encoding tetratricopeptide repeat protein, with the protein product MSDMPRLQQLLGFLKEEPDDPFLLYAIATEYNGTDTQKALHYYERLLQEHPDYVGTYYHAAALYADIGEQEKAEAIYTKGIKTAGKAGDLKALQELQNAYTNFQMEWD
- a CDS encoding zinc-binding alcohol dehydrogenase family protein gives rise to the protein MKALFLTDQTDNHLRIGDIDKPEPAKGEALIKIKASALNHRDQWMREGKYPGIRYETILGSDASGIVEKVNGEGAEWEGRHVVINPNIGWGEDPSVQKSDYSILGMPVNGTMAEYVSVPVDRLKEIPSHLNFSQAASLPLAGLTAYRALFTHGKLQKGQHVLINGIGGGVAQMAFMFAKAAGATVSVTSGTQEKLDLMKKKGAAGTYNYKEDNWAKSALKEQGGFHLCIDSAGGEGLNNLVKCTRPGGRIVFYGATTGMPKNLDLFRLFWNQITLQGSTMGNDQEFSDMIDFVADHKLVPEVDSVRPLAEAEEAFDAMKNFSQTGKLVLEMNA